The following proteins are co-located in the Nocardioides piscis genome:
- a CDS encoding DUF3117 domain-containing protein, protein MAAMKPRTGDGPLEVTKEGRGIVMRVPLEGGGRLVVELNADEAGALGNALKEVVG, encoded by the coding sequence ATGGCCGCCATGAAGCCCAGGACGGGTGACGGACCGCTCGAGGTGACCAAGGAGGGCCGGGGCATCGTCATGCGTGTCCCGCTCGAGGGTGGTGGCCGACTCGTGGTCGAGCTCAACGCCGACGAGGCGGGGGCGCTCGGCAACGCGCTCAAGGAGGTCGTCGGCTGA
- a CDS encoding O-methyltransferase yields the protein MLDARAVVEIGTGTGVSGLWLLRGMRSDGVLTTVDIEAEHQRLAKETFADAGIASNRARTITGAGLDVLPRLTDGHYDLVFCDGDKREYAAYMAEALRLLRPGGVVAFDNALWHDRVADPAQRDEETTAIRDLGRAVADNESLVPVLLPVGDGLLMAKKVWEPEA from the coding sequence GTGCTGGACGCCCGAGCCGTCGTCGAGATCGGCACCGGCACCGGCGTGTCTGGCCTGTGGCTGCTTCGCGGGATGCGCTCCGACGGGGTCCTGACCACCGTCGACATCGAGGCCGAGCACCAGCGCCTGGCCAAGGAGACGTTCGCCGACGCAGGCATCGCCAGCAACCGGGCCCGCACCATCACCGGGGCTGGCCTCGACGTCCTCCCGCGCCTGACGGACGGTCACTACGACCTGGTGTTCTGCGACGGCGACAAGCGCGAATACGCCGCCTACATGGCCGAGGCCCTGCGCCTGCTCCGGCCCGGCGGCGTGGTCGCCTTCGACAACGCCCTGTGGCACGACCGCGTCGCCGATCCGGCCCAGCGGGACGAGGAGACGACCGCCATCCGCGACCTCGGCCGGGCCGTCGCCGACAACGAGTCGCTCGTGCCGGTGCTGCTGCCCGTCGGTGACGGGCTCCTCATGGCCAAGAAGGTCTGGGAGCCCGAGGCCTGA
- a CDS encoding TIGR00730 family Rossman fold protein, which produces MTRRGQVDQGTTDQRLLDSAGSADWVHTDPWRVLRIQAEFVEGFGALAELGPAIAVFGSARTPVDHPDYELAEQVGRRLVEEGFAVITGGGPGAMEAANKGASEAGGASVGLGIELPFEAGLNQWVDMGINFRYFFARKTMFVKYSQGFVVLPGGLGTFDELFEALTLVQTQKVTSFPVVLVGTAYWQGLVTWLRDTVFAEGKISAADLDMFTVTDDLEEAVQLMVRARAGAIETPEAERPE; this is translated from the coding sequence ATGACTCGCCGCGGCCAGGTCGACCAGGGCACGACCGACCAGCGACTCCTCGACTCGGCGGGCTCGGCCGACTGGGTCCACACCGATCCGTGGCGCGTGCTCCGCATCCAGGCCGAGTTCGTCGAGGGCTTCGGGGCGCTGGCCGAGCTCGGGCCTGCGATCGCGGTCTTCGGCTCCGCGCGCACACCCGTCGACCATCCCGACTACGAGCTGGCCGAGCAGGTGGGACGACGGCTCGTCGAGGAGGGCTTCGCCGTCATCACCGGCGGCGGGCCGGGGGCGATGGAAGCGGCCAACAAGGGTGCCAGCGAAGCCGGCGGTGCGAGCGTCGGGCTGGGGATCGAGCTGCCCTTCGAGGCGGGCCTCAACCAGTGGGTCGACATGGGCATCAACTTCCGATACTTCTTCGCCCGGAAGACCATGTTCGTCAAGTACAGCCAGGGATTCGTCGTGCTGCCAGGGGGCCTCGGCACCTTCGACGAGCTCTTCGAGGCCCTGACCCTGGTGCAGACCCAGAAGGTCACCTCGTTCCCGGTGGTCCTGGTCGGAACCGCCTATTGGCAAGGGCTCGTGACCTGGCTCCGCGACACGGTGTTCGCCGAGGGCAAGATCAGCGCCGCGGACCTCGACATGTTCACCGTGACCGATGACCTCGAGGAAGCCGTCCAGCTGATGGTCCGCGCCCGCGCGGGCGCGATCGAGACCCCCGAAGCCGAGCGTCCGGAGTGA
- a CDS encoding DivIVA domain-containing protein has protein sequence MMWLFAVLVVLAMAAVAVVASGRTGALPEEYDDRPDVRVPAGRLAGDDLRRVRFSLAFRGYRMSEVDTLLARLADQLDRGTAAEEEAREERLRGGEEPV, from the coding sequence ATGATGTGGTTGTTCGCAGTCCTGGTGGTGCTGGCGATGGCCGCGGTCGCCGTGGTGGCCTCAGGCCGCACAGGCGCCCTGCCGGAGGAGTACGACGACCGGCCCGACGTGCGCGTGCCCGCCGGCCGGCTCGCCGGGGACGACCTGCGGCGGGTGAGGTTCTCGCTGGCCTTCCGCGGCTATCGGATGAGTGAGGTCGACACACTGCTCGCTCGTCTCGCCGACCAGCTCGACCGGGGGACGGCAGCCGAGGAGGAGGCCCGCGAGGAGCGCCTGCGTGGCGGCGAAGAGCCTGTCTGA
- a CDS encoding M14 family zinc carboxypeptidase, with amino-acid sequence MTRRAVAAALLLGLVLPWAPASTYAAQDTPPRAVVERAVIGTSVAGRPIRAWRLGEPGRRRVVLVSTMHGNEPHTRQILTSLRDGRRIRGIDLWVVPTYNPDGLARHTRRNARGVDLNRNYPNDWVDLDGSHESGTGPASEPETRALMRFLRRVDPVRLISFHQPLVGVDTDTKDPRFARRLARELRLPRTRLDCGGRCHGTMTGWFNANFTGSALTVEYGARPTRHRMVVQAPRQLLRALGARRVGR; translated from the coding sequence ATGACCCGCAGGGCTGTCGCGGCGGCGCTGCTGCTCGGTCTCGTGCTGCCGTGGGCGCCGGCATCGACGTACGCGGCGCAGGACACCCCACCGCGGGCTGTCGTCGAACGCGCGGTGATCGGCACGTCCGTCGCGGGCAGGCCGATCCGGGCCTGGAGACTGGGGGAGCCGGGACGGCGCAGGGTCGTGCTCGTCTCGACGATGCACGGCAACGAGCCGCACACGCGCCAGATCCTCACCAGCCTGCGCGACGGGCGGCGCATCCGGGGCATCGACCTGTGGGTGGTCCCGACCTACAACCCCGACGGGCTCGCGCGCCACACCCGTCGCAACGCGCGCGGAGTCGACCTCAACCGCAACTACCCCAACGACTGGGTCGATCTCGACGGCAGCCACGAGTCGGGCACCGGCCCGGCCAGCGAACCCGAGACCAGGGCACTGATGCGCTTCCTGCGCCGCGTCGACCCGGTGCGGCTGATCAGCTTCCACCAGCCGCTCGTGGGCGTCGACACCGACACCAAGGACCCGCGCTTCGCCCGGCGGCTGGCCCGAGAGCTGCGCCTGCCGCGGACCAGGCTCGACTGCGGGGGCCGGTGCCACGGCACCATGACCGGTTGGTTCAACGCCAACTTCACGGGCTCCGCCCTCACGGTGGAGTATGGCGCCCGCCCGACCCGGCACCGCATGGTCGTGCAAGCGCCCCGGCAGCTGCTCCGCGCCCTCGGTGCCCGTCGGGTGGGGCGCTAG
- a CDS encoding AAA family ATPase, which produces MICVLMMASGAAWESDAFATLTRAGGIVVLKRCVDVDDLLATATSGQTDVAVVGLDAPGLDPAALAHLRRHAVRPVAVCAGDAADPRVVGRAQRLGISTLVPDADLASLAEVVSTVEAVADTRVRGDAEPAPPATAETRGRVLAVWGPGGAPGRTTVAVSVAAELARRNTDCVLVDADPYGGGIAQQLGILDEVSGLLSAVRLAGAGQLGERFASTTRAIGERLSVVTGLPRADRWIEVRSSHLETLLDEAREAGEVVVDTGFSVEGDPTGDFGTRPSRNAMTVTSLTLADEIVVVGAADPVGLSRLARSLVDLRDVTGGAPVRVVVNKMRASLGWSEREIAGMVEGFSRVSSLHFLPWDQAVTDRALVAGRALPEVSDGPLPRALSGLVDALAPASVVGSATRRTRLRRRRSVR; this is translated from the coding sequence ATGATCTGTGTGCTGATGATGGCCTCGGGTGCCGCCTGGGAGTCGGACGCATTCGCCACGCTGACCCGGGCCGGCGGCATCGTCGTCCTCAAGCGGTGCGTCGACGTCGATGACCTGCTGGCCACGGCGACCAGCGGCCAGACCGACGTGGCAGTGGTCGGGCTCGACGCGCCGGGGCTCGACCCCGCCGCGCTTGCCCACCTGCGCCGCCACGCAGTTCGTCCGGTCGCGGTGTGCGCCGGCGACGCCGCCGATCCGAGGGTCGTGGGCCGGGCCCAGAGACTGGGCATCTCCACGCTCGTCCCGGACGCTGACCTGGCTTCCCTGGCCGAGGTGGTCTCCACCGTGGAGGCCGTTGCTGACACCCGCGTCCGTGGCGATGCGGAGCCCGCTCCGCCGGCGACTGCTGAGACCCGGGGGCGGGTGCTGGCGGTCTGGGGTCCCGGCGGGGCACCCGGCCGCACCACGGTGGCGGTCTCCGTGGCGGCGGAGCTGGCCAGGCGAAACACCGACTGCGTGCTGGTCGACGCCGATCCCTATGGCGGCGGCATCGCCCAGCAGCTCGGCATCCTCGACGAGGTGTCAGGACTCCTCTCGGCGGTCCGGCTGGCCGGCGCCGGCCAGCTCGGGGAACGGTTCGCCTCGACGACGCGGGCGATCGGCGAGCGTCTCTCGGTCGTGACCGGGCTGCCGCGGGCCGACCGGTGGATCGAGGTCAGGTCGAGCCATCTGGAGACGCTCCTGGACGAGGCCCGGGAGGCCGGCGAGGTCGTGGTCGACACCGGCTTCAGCGTCGAGGGGGACCCGACCGGTGACTTCGGCACCCGCCCCTCGCGCAACGCCATGACCGTGACGTCCTTGACGCTGGCAGACGAGATCGTGGTGGTCGGTGCCGCCGACCCGGTGGGTCTCTCCCGCCTGGCACGCTCCCTGGTGGATCTGCGCGACGTCACCGGTGGGGCGCCGGTGCGGGTCGTGGTCAACAAGATGCGCGCCAGCCTGGGCTGGAGCGAGCGGGAGATCGCCGGGATGGTGGAGGGCTTCTCTCGGGTCTCCAGTCTCCACTTCCTCCCGTGGGACCAGGCCGTGACTGACCGTGCATTGGTCGCCGGGCGGGCCCTGCCCGAGGTCTCGGACGGTCCGTTGCCGCGCGCCCTGAGCGGGCTCGTCGATGCGCTCGCGCCGGCGTCGGTCGTCGGCTCCGCCACCCGCAGGACTCGACTGAGACGCCGAAGGTCCGTGCGCTGA
- the sigE gene encoding RNA polymerase sigma factor SigE translates to MRDSSEVTVGVPTWDEVVENHSDRVFRLAYRLTGNRHDAEDLTQEVFVRVFRSLETYTPGTFEGWLHRITTNLFLDGARRKQRLRFDALSDERAARLESADGAPDTAYADQRFDADIELALATLPPDFRAAVVLCDVEGMTYEEIADILDAKLGTVRSRIHRGRAMLRRALVHRAPTSGRERYAGVSDDVPTARDARGSGS, encoded by the coding sequence ATGAGGGATTCCAGCGAGGTCACCGTGGGCGTGCCCACCTGGGACGAAGTGGTCGAGAACCACTCCGACCGCGTCTTCAGGCTCGCCTACCGTCTCACCGGCAACCGCCACGATGCCGAGGACCTCACGCAGGAGGTGTTCGTCCGGGTCTTCCGCTCCCTGGAGACCTACACGCCCGGCACCTTCGAGGGCTGGTTGCACCGCATCACCACCAACCTGTTCCTCGACGGTGCCCGCCGCAAGCAACGCCTCCGCTTCGACGCGCTCTCCGACGAGCGGGCTGCGCGGCTGGAGAGCGCCGACGGGGCACCCGACACGGCGTACGCCGACCAGCGGTTCGACGCCGACATCGAGCTGGCGCTGGCGACCCTGCCCCCCGACTTCCGGGCGGCGGTCGTGCTGTGCGACGTCGAGGGCATGACCTACGAGGAGATCGCGGACATCCTCGACGCCAAGCTCGGCACGGTGCGTTCGCGCATCCACCGCGGCCGAGCGATGCTGCGTCGGGCGTTGGTCCATCGCGCCCCGACGTCGGGCCGCGAACGCTATGCGGGGGTCAGCGACGACGTGCCCACCGCGCGGGACGCCCGAGGGTCGGGCTCATGA
- a CDS encoding leucyl aminopeptidase family protein, whose translation MAATSQQLPDQVSPPQFALSAALPHQIGGAQIWALPVVPADGDDSSVALGPGAAEAGELLALDLLAILEAHRATGRTGEVITVPVVHDEVELLMLVGVGDGSTTAFRRAGASLARAAKDRASVATSITSIAPEGALGAFVVGAMLGSFGFHWRSDGPTERPVSRIVLAGTSDDAADEELARALAAGGAGWRSRLLATVPANLKTPAWLAEQASEIAVAAGLEATIWDEARLAEDGFGGLLAVGGASASPPRLIRLDYAPRKVTRSTPTVVLVGKGITFDSGGLDIKPAASMLAMKRDMSGGSAVLATMAALRDVDCPVRVVGLVPAAENAIGASAMRPGDVIRHYGGRTSEVNNTDAEGRLVLADAMAYAVAELRPDVLVDIATLTGAIKVALGQGTAGVFANHEGLAERLTEASVASGELVWRMPLVRDYEDRIESKVADGDNAAGGAGAITAALYLQHFAGDVPWAHIDFASVAEAPAERYEWTEGPTGFGPRLLLAWLGSHAPLEGIVE comes from the coding sequence GTGGCCGCGACGTCGCAGCAGCTCCCCGACCAGGTCTCACCGCCGCAGTTCGCGCTCAGCGCCGCACTGCCGCACCAGATCGGCGGTGCTCAGATCTGGGCACTGCCGGTCGTTCCCGCGGACGGCGACGACTCCTCGGTCGCGCTGGGTCCAGGAGCGGCGGAGGCGGGTGAGCTGCTCGCGCTCGACCTCCTCGCGATCCTCGAGGCCCACCGGGCCACGGGACGGACCGGTGAGGTCATCACCGTCCCGGTCGTCCACGACGAGGTCGAGCTGCTGATGCTCGTCGGGGTGGGGGACGGGTCGACCACGGCGTTCCGCCGCGCCGGGGCGAGCCTGGCGCGTGCCGCCAAGGACCGCGCGAGCGTGGCGACGTCTATCACCTCGATCGCTCCCGAGGGAGCGCTGGGTGCGTTCGTCGTCGGCGCGATGCTGGGCTCGTTCGGCTTCCACTGGCGATCCGACGGACCGACGGAGCGCCCGGTCTCTCGCATCGTCCTGGCCGGCACGAGCGACGACGCGGCCGATGAGGAGCTCGCTCGAGCCCTCGCCGCGGGCGGGGCAGGCTGGCGCTCGCGGTTGCTGGCCACCGTGCCTGCCAACCTCAAGACGCCGGCCTGGCTGGCCGAGCAGGCATCCGAGATCGCTGTCGCCGCCGGACTCGAGGCGACCATCTGGGACGAGGCTCGGCTGGCCGAGGACGGCTTCGGTGGCCTGCTGGCCGTCGGTGGTGCATCCGCCTCGCCGCCGAGGCTGATCCGACTCGACTACGCCCCGCGGAAGGTCACGCGCTCGACGCCGACCGTGGTCCTGGTCGGCAAGGGCATCACCTTCGACAGTGGCGGCCTGGACATCAAGCCGGCAGCGAGCATGCTCGCGATGAAGCGCGACATGTCCGGTGGCTCTGCTGTCCTCGCCACCATGGCTGCCCTGCGGGACGTCGACTGCCCGGTCCGGGTGGTCGGCCTGGTCCCCGCCGCGGAGAACGCGATCGGCGCCTCGGCGATGCGCCCGGGCGACGTGATCCGTCACTACGGCGGCCGCACCAGCGAGGTCAACAACACCGATGCCGAGGGACGCCTCGTCCTGGCCGACGCGATGGCCTATGCCGTGGCCGAGCTCCGGCCCGACGTCCTCGTCGACATCGCCACCCTCACCGGTGCGATCAAGGTGGCCCTTGGCCAAGGAACCGCCGGGGTCTTCGCCAACCATGAGGGCCTCGCCGAGCGGCTGACCGAGGCATCGGTCGCATCCGGTGAGCTGGTCTGGCGCATGCCGCTCGTGCGGGACTACGAGGATCGGATCGAGTCCAAGGTCGCCGACGGCGACAACGCTGCCGGTGGCGCCGGCGCGATCACCGCGGCCCTCTATCTCCAGCACTTCGCCGGAGACGTTCCGTGGGCCCACATCGACTTCGCCTCCGTTGCGGAGGCACCCGCGGAGCGCTACGAATGGACCGAGGGACCGACCGGGTTCGGACCCCGTCTCCTCCTCGCCTGGCTCGGCTCGCACGCGCCACTGGAAGGGATCGTGGAATGA
- a CDS encoding calcium-binding protein: MTRTRRIVAPAVLALCLSAPALAFAGNATQGNDKINGTSKPDRIVSMGGNDKIKSKGGNDKVLSGPGNDKVDGGSGSDNVQSGPGNDRVEGGTGNDKLAGSSGDDTINGSVGNDTLLGAVGLDTLDGGEGDDRIQGQGSSDVLIGGPGVDIIDGADGDDTIDAGPDNDRVTGGTGNDNIVGGDGSDYLDGSGDNDTIDGGPGDDSLAGASGDDSITGGEGNENMNGGDGNDFLDGGPGDDGIAPVGDGRSAKEGLPEINGGPGNDRLIGGDGRDKLIGGEGDDYLEGGVGDDHSLSGGPGSDVIVDGDGDDLYIKGDEDGDTIFVGRGADKVYSEQGNDTIYLFDDGARDEFYCDDSDDAGTPLEGKNDRVIYIGRIDPLDKPSDTMKSCESVTVINYLPEGWPYGPIELAAPLQRTASPLARAAADLPVHGPVMPGFVA, from the coding sequence ATGACCCGCACTCGTCGCATCGTCGCCCCCGCCGTCCTGGCCCTGTGCCTGTCGGCCCCCGCGCTGGCCTTCGCCGGCAACGCCACCCAGGGCAACGACAAGATCAACGGCACCTCGAAGCCGGACCGGATCGTCTCCATGGGCGGCAACGACAAGATCAAGAGCAAGGGCGGGAACGACAAGGTCCTGTCCGGCCCCGGCAACGACAAGGTCGACGGCGGCTCGGGCTCGGACAACGTCCAGTCCGGTCCCGGCAACGACCGCGTCGAGGGGGGCACCGGCAACGACAAGCTCGCCGGCAGCTCGGGCGACGACACCATCAACGGCAGCGTCGGCAACGACACGCTGCTCGGCGCCGTTGGTCTCGACACCCTCGATGGTGGAGAGGGCGACGACAGGATCCAGGGCCAGGGCAGCTCCGACGTGCTGATCGGGGGCCCCGGTGTCGACATCATCGACGGCGCCGACGGCGACGACACGATCGACGCGGGCCCCGACAACGACCGCGTGACCGGCGGCACCGGCAACGACAACATCGTCGGTGGCGACGGCAGCGACTACCTCGACGGCAGCGGCGACAACGACACGATCGACGGCGGCCCCGGTGACGACAGCCTGGCTGGTGCGTCGGGTGACGACAGCATCACCGGCGGCGAGGGCAACGAGAACATGAACGGCGGTGACGGGAACGACTTCCTCGACGGCGGCCCCGGTGACGACGGCATCGCCCCGGTCGGTGACGGTCGCAGCGCGAAGGAGGGCCTCCCGGAGATCAACGGCGGCCCCGGCAACGACCGCCTCATCGGTGGCGACGGTCGGGACAAGCTGATCGGTGGCGAGGGTGACGACTACCTCGAGGGTGGCGTGGGCGACGACCACTCGCTCAGCGGCGGCCCGGGGAGCGACGTCATCGTCGACGGCGACGGCGACGACCTCTACATCAAGGGCGACGAGGACGGTGACACGATCTTCGTCGGTCGAGGCGCGGACAAGGTCTACTCCGAACAGGGCAACGACACGATCTACCTCTTCGACGACGGTGCCCGGGACGAGTTCTACTGCGACGACTCCGATGACGCCGGCACTCCGCTCGAGGGCAAGAACGACCGCGTCATCTACATCGGTCGCATCGACCCGCTCGACAAGCCCAGCGACACGATGAAGTCCTGTGAGTCGGTCACCGTCATCAACTACCTCCCCGAGGGGTGGCCCTACGGTCCGATCGAGCTCGCCGCACCCCTGCAGAGGACTGCTTCCCCGCTCGCGCGTGCTGCCGCGGACCTGCCGGTCCACGGACCGGTCATGCCCGGCTTCGTGGCCTGA
- a CDS encoding S1C family serine protease, which translates to MSDHDDSPQQGHGHPETDPTQPISGTGWTSPSHSHPGASPAPGPTPIPPPSSPWGPAPSPGPMQGAQPTTSYAEAGPRPDIAAPHARRSVPGWTWPVIAALSLVLGLVGGFLGALGQQRLDDGPTTYDGGLDSVQTQDAAPLEADNGSVPAVAQALLPSTVQIIAAFEGEDAGATGSGFVLDRQGHIVTNNHVVASAAEGSDPIKVVDSEGVRHDATVIGRSPVYDLAILQVKDAAGLEPAALGSSRVLRIGDPVVAFGSPLGLSQTVTSGIVSALDRPVTTGDEENTSSYINAVQTDAAINPGNSGGPLVNLAGEVVGVNSAIATTGGGLMGGGSGNIGVGFAIPIEQVRTTADQILKTGEARYPVIGAQVRTGGTDSSGALITEVNEGTPAQAAGLRKDDVVTEVDGQPVTDGIALIVAIRTHQPGETIEFTVRRGNDEQSVEITLDGEVG; encoded by the coding sequence GTGAGCGACCACGACGACAGCCCGCAGCAAGGGCACGGCCACCCCGAGACCGACCCGACCCAGCCGATCTCGGGAACGGGCTGGACGTCGCCGTCACACTCACACCCAGGTGCCAGCCCGGCTCCCGGGCCCACCCCGATCCCGCCGCCGTCCTCTCCGTGGGGACCCGCCCCTTCGCCGGGGCCGATGCAGGGCGCGCAGCCCACGACGTCGTACGCCGAGGCCGGCCCCCGGCCAGACATCGCGGCCCCTCACGCGCGGCGCTCGGTGCCCGGCTGGACGTGGCCGGTGATCGCGGCGCTCTCGCTGGTGCTCGGGCTCGTGGGGGGCTTCCTGGGCGCCCTCGGTCAGCAGCGCCTGGACGACGGGCCCACGACCTACGACGGCGGACTGGACTCGGTGCAGACGCAGGACGCGGCACCGTTGGAGGCAGACAACGGCTCGGTGCCGGCCGTCGCCCAGGCGCTGCTTCCCAGCACGGTGCAGATCATCGCCGCCTTCGAGGGCGAGGACGCAGGGGCCACGGGTTCTGGTTTCGTCCTGGACCGTCAGGGTCACATCGTGACCAACAACCACGTCGTCGCGTCCGCAGCCGAGGGCAGCGACCCGATCAAGGTCGTGGACTCCGAGGGCGTGCGCCACGATGCGACGGTGATCGGCCGCAGCCCGGTCTACGACCTGGCGATCCTGCAGGTGAAGGACGCCGCCGGGCTCGAGCCCGCGGCCCTGGGGTCGTCACGGGTGCTTCGCATCGGTGACCCGGTCGTGGCGTTCGGATCCCCGCTCGGACTGAGCCAGACGGTGACGTCGGGCATCGTGAGTGCCCTCGACCGTCCGGTGACGACCGGCGACGAGGAGAACACCTCCTCCTACATCAACGCGGTCCAGACAGATGCTGCGATCAACCCGGGCAACTCCGGTGGGCCGTTGGTCAACCTCGCCGGCGAGGTCGTGGGGGTCAACTCCGCGATCGCCACGACCGGGGGCGGGTTGATGGGTGGCGGATCGGGCAACATCGGTGTGGGCTTCGCGATCCCGATCGAGCAGGTGCGCACCACGGCCGACCAGATCCTCAAGACCGGGGAGGCGCGCTATCCGGTCATCGGGGCCCAGGTCCGCACCGGGGGCACGGACTCGTCGGGTGCCTTGATCACCGAGGTCAACGAGGGGACCCCCGCGCAGGCCGCCGGGCTGAGGAAGGACGACGTGGTGACGGAGGTCGACGGACAGCCGGTCACCGACGGGATCGCCCTGATCGTGGCCATCCGCACCCATCAACCCGGGGAGACGATCGAGTTCACGGTCCGTCGGGGCAATGACGAGCAGTCCGTCGAGATCACCCTCGACGGAGAGGTCGGCTGA
- a CDS encoding helix-turn-helix domain-containing protein: protein MAATPRFLTLADVAEVLNTSSAQVYALVRRGDLPAIKIGGRGQWRVEGSELEKFIERMYAETQSFVSAHPFVEDSSRGDS, encoded by the coding sequence ATGGCCGCCACTCCCCGCTTCCTCACGCTGGCAGACGTGGCGGAGGTGCTCAACACCTCCAGCGCGCAGGTCTATGCGCTCGTCCGCCGCGGCGACCTGCCTGCGATCAAGATCGGCGGCCGGGGGCAGTGGCGGGTCGAGGGCAGCGAGCTCGAGAAGTTCATCGAGCGGATGTATGCCGAGACGCAGAGCTTCGTCTCGGCCCACCCGTTCGTGGAGGACTCCAGTCGCGGCGACAGCTAG
- a CDS encoding enoyl-CoA hydratase/isomerase family protein encodes MTEPSAPPVLLAVEGGIATITLNRPEAMNSLDIATKELLRDTVESVAADDSVRCVVLTGTGRGFCVGQDLKEHIQLLESGSSDELFTTVERHYNPIVTALATMPKPVVAAVNGVAAGAGASLAMACDIRVLADTAGFNFAFAGVALSCDTGASYHLPRLVGQAKALELLYFPSTISAADSQEIGLANQVVPAAELDDTVHALATRLAAGPTVAFASIRQSVAYSAQHSFADSLANEGQMMNRTGATADHAAAVTAFVAKQKPVFEGR; translated from the coding sequence ATGACCGAGCCCAGCGCCCCACCCGTCCTCCTCGCCGTCGAAGGCGGAATCGCCACGATCACGCTCAACCGGCCCGAGGCCATGAACAGCCTCGACATCGCGACCAAGGAGCTCCTGCGCGACACGGTCGAGAGCGTCGCCGCCGACGACTCGGTGCGCTGCGTGGTCCTGACGGGAACGGGTCGGGGCTTCTGTGTGGGCCAGGACCTCAAGGAGCACATCCAGCTTCTCGAGAGCGGCTCCAGCGACGAGCTGTTCACCACCGTCGAGCGTCACTACAACCCCATCGTGACGGCGCTCGCCACCATGCCCAAGCCGGTCGTCGCGGCCGTCAACGGGGTGGCTGCCGGTGCCGGCGCGTCCCTGGCGATGGCCTGCGACATCCGGGTGCTGGCCGACACCGCAGGATTCAACTTCGCCTTCGCCGGCGTCGCACTCTCCTGCGACACCGGGGCGAGCTACCACCTGCCCCGCCTGGTCGGTCAGGCCAAGGCACTCGAGCTGCTCTACTTCCCCAGCACCATCTCGGCCGCTGACTCCCAGGAGATCGGGCTGGCCAACCAGGTCGTCCCGGCGGCCGAGCTCGATGACACCGTCCATGCCCTCGCCACCCGGCTGGCCGCCGGCCCCACCGTGGCCTTCGCCTCGATCCGTCAGTCGGTCGCCTACTCGGCCCAGCACTCGTTCGCCGACTCGCTCGCCAACGAGGGCCAGATGATGAACCGCACGGGCGCCACCGCCGACCACGCCGCGGCCGTGACCGCGTTCGTCGCGAAGCAGAAGCCCGTCTTCGAGGGGCGCTAG